In Sphingomonas sp. M1-B02, the sequence CCGCGCCTTCGACTTACTGATGATATTACTGCAATCGCGAGGTCGCATCGTCAGTAAGGACGAGATCATGAAGTATGTGTGGCCCTCGACCTATGTCGAGGATGCCAACCTGCGCGTCCAGATGGCATGCCTGCGAAGAACGCTCGGGAGCGACAGCGAACTTATTAAAACGATCCCAGGTCGAGGCTATGTGGCAGTAGCCGATAACGAGGCATCTCGCTTCCTGACGGTCCCCTCGTTAACGAGAGATGCTGGTAGTAGTTCGCCAGTTGACGGCAAGCCCTCGATCGTCATCATCGATACCAACCCCGCGAATCGCGCAGCACTTCATCGTCTGCTCCAGCCGTTCCACGCACATGTGCAGTCATTTGTATCGGTTGAAGCATTCTTCAGCAGCGGCTCCGCCACCCCGCAGACTCCGGAGTGGCAATGAAGTCGGCACCGACAACCAACGGTTCTCTTCACGTGCAGCGTTTGTAAATAGCGCGCGCGTCATTGTCGGCTCCTATCGAGCTATAAAAATTTCCCAATGATCTGAGTGCCCGATCGGGTGGTGCATGGGGCACCATTCCCGGTCAAAACTGGGCACCACACTGCCGTCAGTAGGGATCCTGCTGACGGCGTGTGCCATTGCCTCTTTTGATCCGGAAATTTTGATCTCGCCCGCGTCGAGCGCAACTTCGGATACGAACAGGGGGATGTGCGCCTTGCGCAGTGTTGGGTCGGGGCCGCGACGTCTTTCTCGGATCGCGACTGCGAAGCGCTCGACAAGTTCCGGCGTGATTTTACGGCGCCCCCGGTGAGCCTGCGACTCGAGTAGGTCCACAGTCGCGGTTTGCGAAGCTAGGCGCGTCTTCTCCCCAGCGAGCAGTTCGGCAAATATACGACCCTTGACTGACGCTTGCTCGTCGGTCTGCATCTCATAGGGGAAAGCATGCGGTTGAACGCGCCATCCTCCATCCCGCCAAGCCCCGCAAACTCATTGTAGTGCTCAATTGCGCGCACGATGTTGGACGCGTTCTTGCATCCTAGGGTGCGGAGCGCCGTGTTCGAGGCCCTGTTCCATCGGGACCCCGACCTTAGGGAGCTTGGTGATACCTTGCTCGATCTCTGGGAGGCGCAGGACAGCGATGATCGGTGGGAGGAGGTCGAATATGTCTTACGCTATGGAAAGTTCAACGCCTCCTTCACCTATCCTGACGAAATCGATCGCGAAGAAGATTCGTTCGATCGGCGCGACCGCGTGGTTCAGCGCCATTTCGGGACAAGCCGATTCTATATCCCTCCCTATTCGATGAGAGCGGAGTGCCTCGATATGAATTGTAGCGCGAGATAAAGGGCTAGAGCGCGCGAAATCAAGATTCACGAAAGGGTCTGATTGCCTAGGTTCCTTTCGGCAACAATTTCCCCCATTCGAAATGCTGCGCTAGGGATGCTATCCAGCGGGTCGCGCTTCGTTCAGGGGGTGGGGGAGCCATTGCTTGGGAAGATCGATGTCCGACGACTATGCGCATGGCCAGCGCGACGGCCTGAGATTGGCGCTGGCGATCCTGTCCGCGGAGGAGGCCAAATGGGCGGCGCTGGTCGGGCAGAGCCCGGCGTGGCGGACCAATGCGATCCGCGAAGTGCGGCGCAAGACGCTGG encodes:
- a CDS encoding winged helix-turn-helix domain-containing protein, whose product is MRERAIRRVGLGIDQNLKAEAAPGSSAQDGPLRFGQFLVFPRARSLEREGLAVDLGSRAFDLLMILLQSRGRIVSKDEIMKYVWPSTYVEDANLRVQMACLRRTLGSDSELIKTIPGRGYVAVADNEASRFLTVPSLTRDAGSSSPVDGKPSIVIIDTNPANRAALHRLLQPFHAHVQSFVSVEAFFSSGSATPQTPEWQ